The region GAGACGGTCCTCTCCGAGAGCGGCACCGAGAGGCGGAAACGCTGGGTCAATACGACTCCTCCGGAAGCAGGCAAATACCTCAAAGAAGCCGGATTCGATATCCTGAGCGTAGCAAACAACCATACGCTCGACTTGGGGCAAGAGGGGTTTTTAAAGACCCTCGACGTGCTTGAGGACCACGGCATCGCTTACGTCGGGGGCGCACGGGGCGACGAATCCCCGCGGGGGCTGGTTGTTGAGCGGAACGGGATAAGGCTCGGGTTCCTCGGCTATACGAGCGGGATGTTCCGGTCGCCGCCGGGGGTTACGGTCTCCAAGCTGAAGAGAAAGACCATCGTCGAAGATATCAGGGCGCTGAAAGACAGGTGCGACCATGTCGTCGTCTCCCTGCACTGGGGGATCGAGAACGTCTACTACCCCTCTCCCGACCAGGTCAGGCTCGCCCATAGCCTCATCGACAGCGGGGCGAGCCTCATCCTCGGGCACCACTCGCATACCATTCAGGGTCTGGAACGATATAACGGCGGCCTGATCGCCTACTCCCTCGGGAACTTCCAGTTCGACATCGAACTCTTCAAGGAGCAGATCAAGAGCACCATGATCCTCTCGGTGGACTTCGACCGACACGGCATCTTGGACTACACGGTCATCCCCTGCGTCATCAACGATGATTTCCAGCCCGAGGTGGCGGAGGGGCGAACCCGGGAGATGGTACGGCGCTGGATTACGAAGTGCTCGGACCGGGTTCAGAACAGGGGGATCACCAGGAAGTGGTGGTTTGAGGAGATCGGAGAGGAGTATCTGGCATACAACATGGAGAGTTACCGCTACCGGATCCGACAGCACGGGCTCGCGCCCCTCGTCGAATGCGGGGTCTGGCTGGTGACGCCGTTCTGCCTGAACTGCTATGCGGGCGTGATCAGGAAGAGGTTGAAACAGCGGAGTATTGGAGGGAATGCATGAAGATTTTACAGGTGACCCCATTCTTCAAGCCGCTCTGGGAGTCGGGAGGGGTTGCGCGGGTTGCATACGACATCTCCCGGAACCTGCACGAGAACGGGCACGAGATCACGGTTTATACGACAAACCGCAGCATTTACCCAAATGACCTGCCGACGAACCGTCCGACGGGCGTCGACGGGATGAACGTCTACTACTTTGAGAATTTACGTAAATATGTCCCGAGCGTGACCCCTCCGGTGATGCCCTACCGCATGCCGGCGATCGCGAGGAAGGAGATTGCGCAGTTCGATGTAATCCATATCCACGACCACCGTACCCTGCTCACCGTTATCGCCTCGCACTACGCAAGAAAGTACGGCATACCGTATGTGCTCCAGGCCCACGGAGCGCTCCCCCAGGATACGGGCTCTACGCGGATGAAGCGGTTGTTCGACCTGCTCTGGTCAAAGAAGGTGATCCTCGGTGCCGCCGGGGTGATCGCGCTCAACGAGACTGAGGCGGAACGCTACCGCGAGTTGGGCGTCGATGAAGGGCGGATCGCGATCGTCCCGAACGGCATTGACTTCGCCGAGTACCCCGACCTCCCGGCCCGCGGCAGGTTCCGGGCGAAGTGGGGCATCGACGACGCCACGAAGGTCGTGCTCTACCTCGGGCGGCTCGACCCGACGAAGGGGATCGACCTCCTGATCCGTTCGTTTGCAAAGGTCGCAGGGGAGTTCGACGACGCTGTTCTCATGCTGGTGGGTGGGGACATGGGCCATAACGAGGAGTTCAGGCAGCGGGTCAGGTCGCTCGACCTCGACGACCGGGTGATCTTCACCGGGTTCGTGAGCAAGGAGGACAAGATGGCCGCGTTCACCGACGCCGACGTCTTCGTCACGCCGAGTTTCACCGGCTTTCCCGTCACGTTCCTTGAGGCATGCCTCTGCGGAACGCCCATCGTGACGACGGGCCGGGGGGACTTGCTCGGGTGGGTCGACGGTGCCGTCGGGTTCAATACCGAGTACACGCCGGAGGCACTCGCCGATGCGATCGGGCGCCTGCTCGCCGACGACGCCTTACGGGCCAAGTTCGGCGAGCAGGCGAAGGAACTCGTCCGGACTAGATACAACTGGCGGGCGATCGTCCATGATATTGAGGCTTTTTATGCAAAGGTTGCGGATAACGGGGCAAGCGTGGGCTCGCCGTCGGGAGTCTGATAGGGCCCCCGAAGCCTCTCTTATCCGGTCTCCTCCCCCGCTCCTCCGGGTGCTTCTCTCAGGAGTCTAGACCGACACAGTCGTAGGCATTGGGGAAATACAATCAGGGTTTGGCTGTCCTGGTCATTTCATGCCAAGGCCAACCGCCGGCAGAACTCTCATGAGCGAAACAACTGCAAAAACCGAAAAAAGATTGGGGCCGGACCCGGTCCGGGTCCGGATATACCGGCTGGTTACTGGCCGGCAGGCGCGACATTCATGCCTGCAGTCTGAACGTTCTGGCCGCCTTCAACCAGGAACGCCCGAGCGGAGTCGGAGGTGACCTCTCCCGTGTACTGAACGTTCTGGTTGTTCTTCGCCCAGACCAGCGTGTCAACCTGGTCGCCGGAGGCGACGATCTCGACCGACGAGTCGCTGAACTGACCGTTCGTGCCGCCGAGGCTTGCACCTTTGCCGTTGATTCCGGCCGGGTTGACCAGTTGGAAGTTCTTGATCTGGACGTTCTTGGCGAGATCGACCTGGAGGCCGTAGCCGTGGGAGTCGATGCTCGAACAGTTCTCAAGCACGAGGGCGGGGTTGGCCGAGCGGCTCGGGATGCTGTAGTAGGAGGCGGGCTTCCGGTGGGTGTAGTCGGTCTTCCCGGCGCCGACATCCTTATCGACACAGTTGTAGAGTTTGCCGCCGTTGGTGGCGTAGAACCCATACAGCGAGTTGCCCTCCGAGACGCAGTTCGTGAACGTCACGTCTGCGTTCGGGGCGTAGTAGCCGCACCCGAAGTAGTGGGTCGACATGTCACTCTGCTGGTAGGGCCGCGTCGGGTAGGGTTTCTGCCCGTTGTTCCGGCTCACACAGTTCTCAAGGACGCAGTCCACCTTCTTCGGGTCGAACTCGAAGTGGAACCCGGACTCAAGGTTGCCTTCAGCGAGGCAGTCCTTCACCCGGAGCCCCTCGATGTCGTTTAACTCCGCAAAGTCGAACCCGGTGATCCAGGGGTTGAACGCTCCGTACTTGCCGCAGTTGATCGCTTGGCAGTTCTCGTAGCGAACATCCTTGATCACCTTGTTCGACGACCCCCAGGCGTTGTGGAGGAACCCGTACGTCCCGGTGTCTTTGACGGAGCAGTTGATGAACTCGATATCCTCAAGCGTCTTCGCGTACACCGCAGGGTCGTGGATCAGAAGGTAGACCGCCTGGATACTTGCATCTGCAGTCCCCGCAATGTTGTGGATCTTAGCGTGGCTCGCACGGACGGTCATGACACCGAGCCACTTGACGCCGCTGCTGTAGCCGGTCCCCTTGATGTGGAACCCGTCAAGCGTGATGTACTCCTGATCGACGTGAAGCCGCCCGTCATGAGTAAACTCAAGGAACGTCGCATCCGGACCCTGGCCGGAGAGCGTCGTGCCTGCCGCCGGCGCGATGACCCCGGCACAGTTGAACGTACCGTCGGAGAGGACGACCGTACCGCCCTCCGGCAGTGCGGCAAGCGCTGCCTGGATCTCTTCTTGGTCATTGACGCCGTCACAGACATAGTCTGCCTGGGTCTTCGACAGTTCGGTGCTATCGCTTGCAGCCACGCTGAGCGTGGCCGGAGTTGCAGACTCCGCCGCACTTACCGGAGTGAATGCCGGAATAAGGCAGCACGCCAGAAGTACTGCAGCCAGTCTTAGTATATTTCGCCTGTCTGTCATGCCATTCAGCCTCTCTGTGAGGTAGAACTACCGTCTTTCAATCACAGTATAAGTATTTTTTTCAAAAAATAAAATTGCATATAATAAATATGCCGCCATATAACCCCATGATGCCGGCCCGATTCCGAAACAGGGATATTCTATCCGAGACCGAATTATACAAAATGATATTATACAATTGTTGAGATTAAAAACGAAACGTATTAATACTCGCGCCTTTTGGCACCAAACGTCAGGATCTCTTACTCTTGAAGCGCTTTCATTCAGAGCGGATAGAAATTCGGTTCCGTGCGCCGGTACGATCCGGGGGCTCCGGCTCCCACCTCTCGGCGGTGGCGTGGAACGAAGCATGCATCGGCCCGCCTACCAAGGAATGGCGCCACAGAGACCAGGGGCCGCGGAGGCAGGGAATAAAAACGGGTAGGGTGGAGAGGCCGTCAGGGTGAACGCTGCTCAGCCTACCGACTCCAACCGGGGGCTTATCCGCCCAACAGCGCTCCGGGACGGAATATCTATATAGACCGTCCTCACAGAGAGTGCGCCTATGCGAGTGGCATGCCTGACCTTCTGGTTCTACGATTACACGATTCAGATGGCAAACGAACTTGCCCGGCATACCGACGTGCTGTTGCTGCTTCCCGACTATAAATCGGAGGAGTATCTGGATACCATCGACGGGAAGGTAAAGGTCCACATCTTCGGCTACTCCGGGCATGCCGGGAGGCTCGGGCCGTCGTGCTACCCCATGCTTCGGGAGATCGTCGCTGCAATCGATGAGTTCGAGCCGGATGTCGTCCACTTTCAAGTAAACAACCCCCTGCTCTGCCCCCTCCTCCTCATGCTCAGGAAGTACCCGCTCGTGGCGACGTTCCATGATATCGAGCCGCATCCCGGTGAGGACCGCCTCCTCGATATCGGCTCCCTGCTCTACCGGCTCACGCTGCTCATGTCGCGGGTCCTGCCGGACAGGATCTTCGTGCACGGGAGAGCGCTCAAGGAGGTCCTGATAGAGAAGTATCGCATCCCAGAACAAAAAGTTCGTGTCATCCCGATCGGCGAGCATGAGGTGACGCCGTTTATAAAGTTCGAGCAGGAGGGTTTGGAGCCTGACGGCCCTCGAGTGCTCTTCTTCGGCCGCATCCATCGCTACAAGGGGCTCGAATGCCTGATCCGGGCGGAACCCCTCATCACCCAAGAGGTCCCGGACGTCAGGATCGTCATCGCCGGGACGGGAGAAGATTTCGGCAGGTACGAGGAGATGATGGCAGGCCGGGATGCATTCGAGGTCTACAACTATAGGATTCCCTATGAAGAGGGCGCCAGGCTCTTCCAGCAGGCAAGCGTCGTCGTGCTCCCGTACATCGAAGCGTCCCAGAGCGGCGTCATACCGACCGCATACGGGTTCAAAAGGCCGGTAGTGGTCACGGACGTAGGGAGCCTGCCCGAGGTCGTGGACGACGGCAAGACCGGATACATCGTGCCGCCCCGCGACCCCGCCGCGCTCGCCGACGCGGTCGCAAGGCTGCTGAAGGATCCGGCGGCGTGTCGACGCATGGGAGAGCAAGGCTACGTAAAACTGAAGACGGACATGGCTTGGCCCACGATCGCAAGGTCACTCTTGGCCGTCTACAGTGAACTGGCGCCCGCTCCGGAGAGGGGGGAGTCACCGGCAGGCGAGGCCTTCGCCGAAACGGCGCCCATCGCCGATAAAGAACAATGATCCCCAGCACTTCCGGCCGGAACCGATACGCGAGAATAAGCCTGTCCCGCAACATGCCGAGCGGGCGCAATACATTAATAGGCGAACCGGATAGTAAGTGCACTGACGAGTCATACGGCCTGGCGGGTGCTGCTGAAGAAGAACATACGCACAGGGCCGGCTAGAGGGACACAAGGGGTACCATGCACCTGCTCAATCCGCTTCAGATGAATGACTGGGATAACAAAACGTTTTTCTGGGTCTTCCAGGCGTTCCAACTCGCTTTCATCGGGGTAGTCTGCCTCGGCCTCATCGGATACCACGTACCGATCGCAAGAGAGGCTCTGGCATTCCTCTATCTCACCTTTCTGCCCGGGGTCCTCGTGCTGAAGGCACTCAGGCTCCACGGCCTCGGCACGATCGAGACGGTCCTCTACTCAGTCGGGCTGAGCCTTGCGGTCCTCATGCTCACCGGCCTCGCCGCCAACATCGTCTACCCGCTGCTCGGGTATGCACGGCCGTTCTCGTTTGAGATCCTCTTTCTCACGATCGTTGCCGTCGTGCAGGTCCTGCTCTACCTCGCCCTCACCAGGGACCGGGGGCATGCCGCTCCGGCCCCCGTGGTCACAGGCTTCTCCGTCCCTCCCGCAGCCCCGTTTCTGATGCTGCTCCCGTTCATTGCGATCATCGGGACGTACGTGCGCAACGAGTACCACATGGTTACGTTCCTCTTCCTGCTGCTCATCCTGATCGCCCTCGTCGGCCTCGCCGTCGGTTTCGACCGGCTCATCCCGGCATCCTGCTATCCGCTGGCGGTCTACTCCATCGCGCTCGCGCTCCTCTACCACACCTCGCTGATATCGGGGTACGTCTGGGGCTACGACATCCATCACGAGCTTCACCTCGTGAAAAGCGTGCTGATCCCGGGGCTTTGGGACATGACCATCCCGTACAACACCAACGGAATGCTCTCCGTCGTTGCGCTCGTCCCCATCTACTCGCTCATCTGCGATCTGGACCCCGTCTGGGTCTTCAAGATCATCTATCCCCTCCTCTTTGCGCTCGTGCCCCTCGGACTCTACCGTGCGGTCGAGAAACAGACGAACGCGAAGATCGGGTTTTTCTCGATGTTCTTCTTCGTCTCGTTCTTCACCTTCTACACCGAGATGATCTCTCTCGCCCGCCAGCAGATCGCCGAGATCTTTCTTACGCTGACGATCCTTGCGATGATCGACAAGTCCATGGACCGCAAGCGGCGGGCGTTTCTCATGGTCGCCTTCGGCTTTGCCATGATCGTCTCACACTACGGACTGTCGTACATCTACCTCTTCTCGCTCGTTCCGGCATGGCTGCTGCTGGTCGGTCTTGAACGCCTGCATGCTTGGCTGCCGGAAAGGCTCACGGGAAGGCTGGGATTCCTGAAGCCAGACCTGCTCGCTCCGTCGGGAACCGGCGGGAACATGCCGCATCGGACGCTCGTCCTTCCCTACATCCTCGTCTTTGCCGTCATCGCCTACTTCTGGTACTCGACGGTAGCCGAAGGCACGGCGTTTGCCACCATCGCAGGCATCGGAGATAAAATCGCAAACACCCTCTTTGCAGAGGCCTTCAACCCATCAACCGCCCAGGGCATGCACATCCTCACCAGCCAGTCCATCACGCCCCTGCACAGCCTGGCAAAAGTCGTCCATATCGCCACCCAGGGGCTCATCGCCGTCGGGCTGCTCGCAACCCTTCTCAAGCGCGAGCGGTGGCGCATCGAACCCGAGTACCTCGCCGTCTCGCTCGTCTTCCTTCTCATCAACGTAGCAGGCATAATTGTCCCATTCTTCGCAAGTTCGCTCAATACCAGCCGCCTCTACCACATCACCCTGATCTTTCTTGCCCCGTTCGCGATCATCGGCGGCATAGCGCTCTACGAAGCCGTTACGGAAAAGATACGGGCCGTCAGAGCCGCTCCCCTCATGGGAACGGCATACCAGGCGCTGTCGGCGTTCTTCGTCGTGTTCCTCCTCTTCAACACCGGGCTCATCTACCAAGTCGTAGACGACAGCCCGACGTCGCTGGCACTCGAGACCACCCAAGACAAGCCGGTCTTCAACGGCCAAGAGGTGCAAGGGGCGAAATGGCTCATCGCCGAAGGGAGCAGACGTCCCATCTACGTCGACGGAACACGCTGGTGGCTCCTGTTAGGGTTCGATCCCGACCACCAGCGCTATCTCCCGATGAACGCGTCGCTGATGGAGCCGAACTCATACCTCTACTTCGGCACGTACAACGCCGTAAGAGAGAGCGTCCGAATCGAGATACAGGAGCACGCGGTCACGACGGCGGGCTACACCGATGCCGGGCGGTTCGTCGGGGATCGGCATAAGATCTACGACAATGCCGGCTCCGTCGTCTACTATCGGTGAGGAGGGGAACTTGCGCCGGCTAAAGCCGGCCTGCGTAGAAAAGAGTCATACCCACCCTTTCTTCTTCAGAATCACGCCGGTCAGGAGCGTGCCGGCCGCATACGTGGCAAACCACGCATACCCCATACCGATGAGGCCGAACCGATGCATCAAGGTGTAGCCGAGTCCGAGCAGGGCAACGCTGACAAACCCGCTGATGATAAGAAGGCTTCGGATGTCGTTCCTGACCTTCGCAATGGATATGAACGTCTGGCAGATGGAGACGAATATGGCCGATAGCGCAAGCACCCGGAGCAGGACCAGCCCCTCGACGTAGTCCTTGCCGATCAGATTGAGGATCTGCTCCCCGAAGAGCGAGAGCCCGATGATTGCGGGTATGAGCAGGGCGAACATGCTCGCAAGCGTCCGGAGCACGCTCTTCTTCATCTCACCTCCGTGGCTGCCCTCGACGAAGAGAGAGGTCGTGAACGCATACGGGATCATGAAGAGGATCGAGACGATTGCGTAGGTGATGTAGTAGTTGGCGGTGCTCTCCGCTCCAAGCACATGGAGCACCATGATCGGGATGACCATATTCGGGGCTGCCATCAGTATCCCGGCGATGTAGGCACCGGCGGAGAACTGCCATGCTTCCCGCAGGAAGGCCCGATCCACACCTATTTCCGGCCGTATGGAGCACCGGGCGAGGAGGGCGAGCGCGAGGAAGAGCCCGAGGACGAACGAGAAACCAAAGGAACTGAAGATACCCATCGCTCCGAGGAAGACCAAGGGAAAGAGAAAGAGGATCCTCGAACCGTAGAGCAGGTTCAGGACAAAGTAGTACTCGGACTTCCGGAGAGCGTTGAACGCACCTTCAAGGACCCAGGTGATCGAGTAGGCTCCGAGGAAGGCGAGGTAGAGCGGGGCGATTGTCCGGACGACGACGAGTTCCGGAGATATGACGTCCACCAAAGCGACGAAGACCAACCCTGCGCCGAGCGCCACCGCCGTCGGCACGAGGATGGCGGTTCCGAGCACCTTGTTCTTGTCGCGCTGAGGAAAGAACCGGATCACCGACTGGTCGAGACCGAGTCGGGAGATAAGGATGAGAAGCCCCATGGACGACATCAAGGCGGTTGCAATACCCACATCCGCCTGCGAGTAGAGCCGGGCCGCAATCATCCAGAAGAAGAACCCAAAGCCCGCTGCGACGAACGACGACGCCATGATGAAGAACGAATTCCTGATAAGCGGCTCTTTCAAGTGCTGCCTGATCTCACTGAAGTTTTTGGGTAACGCTACTGCCATCGGCCGCCATTATCTGGCGGCACCTATATAGATGTATCCACAGCTCCGACCTCCTTCGGGCCGCAGGACCGCCGGAAGGGGCCCTTTAGGATCGGCACGGCGACGCGGCGCTCACCGGAACAGACAGGCAATCCTGAGACCCGCGCCGGTGCGGCGTAGGGGATGAACAGTCGCGGTTAAAAATAAGGCGGGAGGGGGTTGCCCCCGGCTCCCGATACAGACATTAGAGAGAGGATACCCTGCCGAAGAAGAAGTCGGCAAGCAGGGCAACATCCTTCCAGTCCACGGTGCCGTCTCCATTGAAATCAGCGGCCGTACTGGATTTGGTTTTTCCCTGCGCCATATCGGCGGCAATCGTCACGTCGGCCCAGTCAACGCTGCCATCTCCGTTGAGGTCTCCCTTGACGGGAGCCGGCCGGGATCCGACGACGATCTCCTTTCTCATAACGTTGTTGTTCTCATCGCTCTCTGCAATCCGGTTGACATCATCCACGTGAGCCTTCACGGTGTGGGTGCCGAGGGCTGCCTTCCAGGTTGCGCCGGCCGAACCGCCGCTGGCGGTCACCGTAACCGATGCACCGGGGGCAATCGCCGCGGTATGGGTGTCGGACCAGACGCCGGGCCCTGCGGCCCCGTCATCGAACGTGAAGAGGACGCCGTGTTTCACACCCGCAGGCGTGGGGGCGGTCCCCTGGTTCTTGATCGTGGCCCGAAGGGTCACCGCACTCCCAGGGGCCGGATTTGCCGGGTCCCAGGAGATGTCGGTCACCACAAGGTCCGGTTTCCCCGAAGGGGCCGGAGTGGTTGGCGTCGGGGTCGGGGTCGGGGTCGCGGACTTCGCGACCGTGATCTGCTCGGTGCGGACGTTGTTGGTCTTGTCGCTCTCGGCGATCCGGTTGACATCGTCTACCTGAGCCTTCACGGTGTGGGTGCCGAGGGCTGCCTTCCAGGTTGCGCCGGCCGAACCGCCGTTTGCGGTCACCGTCACCCAGGCACCCGGCGCAATCGCGTCGGTGTGGGTGTCGGACCAGACGCCGGACCCGGCGGCCCCGTCATCAAACGTGAAGAGGACGCCGTGTTTCACACCCGCAGGCGTGGGGGCGGTCCCTTGGTTCTTGATCGTGGCCCGGAACGTCACCGCACTCCCGGGGGCCGGGTTTGCCGGGTCCCAGGAGATGTCGGTCACCACAAGGTCCGGTTTCCCCGAAGGGGCCGGGGTGGTTGGCGTCGGGGTCGGGGTAGGCCCAGGAACGGTCGGGGTCGGCGTCGGTACCGGCGAACCGGTGGACGTCACCTTCACGTTCCGGAGGGTTACCTGACCGGCCGAAACCGTGCCTACAATGGTCACTCCAGAGGAGCCGGCGGGGAGGGTCTTTGAGACGATCTCCATGTCCTTGACTAAGACGTTCCGGGTGCCGTAGCCCTCGATCACGAACGGCTTTGCGGCATCAGAGACGATCTGGCCGGAGAAGACGGTGTTCTCGTTCTCCTTCGCCCAGACCAGCGTCTCCGCCCGGTTGCCTGACGCATAGATGCTCACCTCGGCATTGTCGAACTGACCGTTCGTGCCGCCGAGGCTTGAACCCTTGCCGTTGATCCCGGCAGGGTTGATCAGGTGGAAGTTCCGAATCTTCACGTTGTTCGCGAGATCGACCTGAAGGCCGTAG is a window of Methanoculleus sp. 7T DNA encoding:
- a CDS encoding CapA family protein, with the translated sequence MSVRLRAVGDVLLWTKNGKGPFDLVQHELRQKDLLFGNLETVLSESGTERRKRWVNTTPPEAGKYLKEAGFDILSVANNHTLDLGQEGFLKTLDVLEDHGIAYVGGARGDESPRGLVVERNGIRLGFLGYTSGMFRSPPGVTVSKLKRKTIVEDIRALKDRCDHVVVSLHWGIENVYYPSPDQVRLAHSLIDSGASLILGHHSHTIQGLERYNGGLIAYSLGNFQFDIELFKEQIKSTMILSVDFDRHGILDYTVIPCVINDDFQPEVAEGRTREMVRRWITKCSDRVQNRGITRKWWFEEIGEEYLAYNMESYRYRIRQHGLAPLVECGVWLVTPFCLNCYAGVIRKRLKQRSIGGNA
- a CDS encoding right-handed parallel beta-helix repeat-containing protein; translation: MTDRRNILRLAAVLLACCLIPAFTPVSAAESATPATLSVAASDSTELSKTQADYVCDGVNDQEEIQAALAALPEGGTVVLSDGTFNCAGVIAPAAGTTLSGQGPDATFLEFTHDGRLHVDQEYITLDGFHIKGTGYSSGVKWLGVMTVRASHAKIHNIAGTADASIQAVYLLIHDPAVYAKTLEDIEFINCSVKDTGTYGFLHNAWGSSNKVIKDVRYENCQAINCGKYGAFNPWITGFDFAELNDIEGLRVKDCLAEGNLESGFHFEFDPKKVDCVLENCVSRNNGQKPYPTRPYQQSDMSTHYFGCGYYAPNADVTFTNCVSEGNSLYGFYATNGGKLYNCVDKDVGAGKTDYTHRKPASYYSIPSRSANPALVLENCSSIDSHGYGLQVDLAKNVQIKNFQLVNPAGINGKGASLGGTNGQFSDSSVEIVASGDQVDTLVWAKNNQNVQYTGEVTSDSARAFLVEGGQNVQTAGMNVAPAGQ
- a CDS encoding CARDB domain-containing protein — its product is MRDRRTTKLLIAVFLIVGLVPIVGALETTPSTVVVAAKDSSAADKASAAYVCDGVNDHVEIQAALNALPSSGGVVLLTSGTYNCAGIIAPKAGSTLKGEGESETFLKFTRDGRINVDREYVTLDGFHIQGSGYSSGVKWLGVMTVRASHAKIHNVTGTADTSIQAVFLLIHDPTVYAPTLQDIEFTNCKAVDTGTYGFLHNAWGTTNKVIKDVRYENCAAINCGKYGAFNPWITGFDFAELNDIEGLRVKNCLAEGNLESGFHFEFDPKKVDCVLENCVSRNNGQKPYPTKAYNPSDMSTHYFGCGYYAPNADVTFINCAAEGNSMNGFYTTNGGKLYNCVEKNTAAGRTDFTYRKPAGYYAVPCRSVNPSLVMENCTSIDSNGYGLQVDLANNVKIRNFHLINPAGINGKGSSLGGTNGQFDNAEVSIYASGNRAETLVWAKENENTVFSGQIVSDAAKPFVIEGYGTRNVLVKDMEIVSKTLPAGSSGVTIVGTVSAGQVTLRNVKVTSTGSPVPTPTPTVPGPTPTPTPTTPAPSGKPDLVVTDISWDPANPAPGSAVTFRATIKNQGTAPTPAGVKHGVLFTFDDGAAGSGVWSDTHTDAIAPGAWVTVTANGGSAGATWKAALGTHTVKAQVDDVNRIAESDKTNNVRTEQITVAKSATPTPTPTPTTPAPSGKPDLVVTDISWDPANPAPGSAVTLRATIKNQGTAPTPAGVKHGVLFTFDDGAAGPGVWSDTHTAAIAPGASVTVTASGGSAGATWKAALGTHTVKAHVDDVNRIAESDENNNVMRKEIVVGSRPAPVKGDLNGDGSVDWADVTIAADMAQGKTKSSTAADFNGDGTVDWKDVALLADFFFGRVSSL
- a CDS encoding DUF2206 domain-containing protein; the encoded protein is MHLLNPLQMNDWDNKTFFWVFQAFQLAFIGVVCLGLIGYHVPIAREALAFLYLTFLPGVLVLKALRLHGLGTIETVLYSVGLSLAVLMLTGLAANIVYPLLGYARPFSFEILFLTIVAVVQVLLYLALTRDRGHAAPAPVVTGFSVPPAAPFLMLLPFIAIIGTYVRNEYHMVTFLFLLLILIALVGLAVGFDRLIPASCYPLAVYSIALALLYHTSLISGYVWGYDIHHELHLVKSVLIPGLWDMTIPYNTNGMLSVVALVPIYSLICDLDPVWVFKIIYPLLFALVPLGLYRAVEKQTNAKIGFFSMFFFVSFFTFYTEMISLARQQIAEIFLTLTILAMIDKSMDRKRRAFLMVAFGFAMIVSHYGLSYIYLFSLVPAWLLLVGLERLHAWLPERLTGRLGFLKPDLLAPSGTGGNMPHRTLVLPYILVFAVIAYFWYSTVAEGTAFATIAGIGDKIANTLFAEAFNPSTAQGMHILTSQSITPLHSLAKVVHIATQGLIAVGLLATLLKRERWRIEPEYLAVSLVFLLINVAGIIVPFFASSLNTSRLYHITLIFLAPFAIIGGIALYEAVTEKIRAVRAAPLMGTAYQALSAFFVVFLLFNTGLIYQVVDDSPTSLALETTQDKPVFNGQEVQGAKWLIAEGSRRPIYVDGTRWWLLLGFDPDHQRYLPMNASLMEPNSYLYFGTYNAVRESVRIEIQEHAVTTAGYTDAGRFVGDRHKIYDNAGSVVYYR
- a CDS encoding glycosyltransferase codes for the protein MKILQVTPFFKPLWESGGVARVAYDISRNLHENGHEITVYTTNRSIYPNDLPTNRPTGVDGMNVYYFENLRKYVPSVTPPVMPYRMPAIARKEIAQFDVIHIHDHRTLLTVIASHYARKYGIPYVLQAHGALPQDTGSTRMKRLFDLLWSKKVILGAAGVIALNETEAERYRELGVDEGRIAIVPNGIDFAEYPDLPARGRFRAKWGIDDATKVVLYLGRLDPTKGIDLLIRSFAKVAGEFDDAVLMLVGGDMGHNEEFRQRVRSLDLDDRVIFTGFVSKEDKMAAFTDADVFVTPSFTGFPVTFLEACLCGTPIVTTGRGDLLGWVDGAVGFNTEYTPEALADAIGRLLADDALRAKFGEQAKELVRTRYNWRAIVHDIEAFYAKVADNGASVGSPSGV
- a CDS encoding lipopolysaccharide biosynthesis protein, with the translated sequence MAVALPKNFSEIRQHLKEPLIRNSFFIMASSFVAAGFGFFFWMIAARLYSQADVGIATALMSSMGLLILISRLGLDQSVIRFFPQRDKNKVLGTAILVPTAVALGAGLVFVALVDVISPELVVVRTIAPLYLAFLGAYSITWVLEGAFNALRKSEYYFVLNLLYGSRILFLFPLVFLGAMGIFSSFGFSFVLGLFLALALLARCSIRPEIGVDRAFLREAWQFSAGAYIAGILMAAPNMVIPIMVLHVLGAESTANYYITYAIVSILFMIPYAFTTSLFVEGSHGGEMKKSVLRTLASMFALLIPAIIGLSLFGEQILNLIGKDYVEGLVLLRVLALSAIFVSICQTFISIAKVRNDIRSLLIISGFVSVALLGLGYTLMHRFGLIGMGYAWFATYAAGTLLTGVILKKKGWV
- a CDS encoding glycosyltransferase family 4 protein gives rise to the protein MRVACLTFWFYDYTIQMANELARHTDVLLLLPDYKSEEYLDTIDGKVKVHIFGYSGHAGRLGPSCYPMLREIVAAIDEFEPDVVHFQVNNPLLCPLLLMLRKYPLVATFHDIEPHPGEDRLLDIGSLLYRLTLLMSRVLPDRIFVHGRALKEVLIEKYRIPEQKVRVIPIGEHEVTPFIKFEQEGLEPDGPRVLFFGRIHRYKGLECLIRAEPLITQEVPDVRIVIAGTGEDFGRYEEMMAGRDAFEVYNYRIPYEEGARLFQQASVVVLPYIEASQSGVIPTAYGFKRPVVVTDVGSLPEVVDDGKTGYIVPPRDPAALADAVARLLKDPAACRRMGEQGYVKLKTDMAWPTIARSLLAVYSELAPAPERGESPAGEAFAETAPIADKEQ